Proteins encoded within one genomic window of Macaca fascicularis isolate 582-1 chromosome 16, T2T-MFA8v1.1:
- the NBR1 gene encoding next to BRCA1 gene 1 protein isoform X1 yields the protein MEPQVTLNVTFKNEIQSFLVSDPENTTWADIEAMVKVSFDLNTIQIKYLDEENEEVSINSQGEYEEALKMAVKQGNQLQMQVHEGHHVVDEAPPPVVGAKRLAARAGKKPLAHYSSLVRVLGSDMKKTPEDPAVQSLPLAPCDTDQPQDKPPDWFTSYLETFREQVVKETVEKLEQKLHEKLVLQNPSLDSYPSEVSMPTSEETLFLPENQFSWHIACNNCQRRIVGVRYQCSLCPSYNICEDCEAGPYSHDTNHVLLKLRRPVVGSSEPFSHSKYSTPRLPAALEQVRLQKQVDKNFLKAEKQRLRAEKKQRKAEVKELKKQLKLHRKIHLWNSIHGLQSPKSPLGRPESLLQSNTLMLPLQPYTPVMPMLSAAFVDENLPDGTHLQPGTKFIKHWRMKNTGNVKWSADTKLKFMWGNLTLASTEKKDVLVPCLKAGHVGVVSVEFIAPALEGTYTSHWRLSHKGQQFGPRVWCSIIVDPFPSEESPDNIEKGMISSSKTDDLTCQQEEAFLLAKEERQLGEVTEQTEGSAACIPQKAKNVASERELYIPSVDLLTAQDLLSFELLDINIVQELERVPHNTPVDMTPCMSPLPHDSPLIEKPGLGQIEEESEGTGFKALPDSTVSVKRKTQNIASVEEAEEDLSGTQFVCETVIRSLTLDAAPDHNPPCRQKTLQMKFALPEEGPLGDEREEIVHITEEEAVMEEEEEEEEEEELKDEVQSQSSASSEDYIIILPECFDTSRPLGDSMYSSALSQPGLERGAEGEPGVEAGQEPAEAGERLPGGENQPQEHSISDILTSSQTLETVPLIPEVVELPPPLPRSPPCVHHHGSPGVDLPVTVSEVSSVPDQIRGALLLLEPRGSSGLVNSRQKSYDHSRHHHGSSIAGGLVKGALSVAASAYKALFAGPPVTAQPIVSEDQTAALMAHLFEMGFCDRQLNLRLLKKHNYNILQVVTELLQINNNDWYSERY from the exons gAGAATATGAAGAAGCGCTTAAG ATGGCAGTTAAACAGGGAAACCAACTGCAGATGCAAGTCCACGAAGGGCACCATGTTGTTGATGAAGCCCCGCCCCCAGTTGTAGGAGCAAAACGATTAGCTGCCAGGGCAGGGAAGAAGCCACTTGCACATTACTCTTCACTGGTGAGAGTCTTGGGATCAGACATGAAGAAGACCCCAGAGGATCCTGCAGTGCAG TCGTTGCCACTTGCTCCATGTGACACAGACCAGCCTCAGGACAAGCCCCCAGACTGGTTCACAAGCTACCTGGAGACA TTCAGAGAACAAGTGGTTAAAGAAACGGTTGAGAAGCTTGAACAGAAATTACATGAAAAGCTTGTCCTCCAGAACCCATCTTTGGATTCTTATCCCTCAGAAGTCTCAATGCCTACTTCAGAGGAAACATTGTTTTTGCCAGAAAACCAGTTCAGCTGGCATATTGCTTGCAACAACTGCCAAAGAAGGATTGTTGGTGTCCGCTACCAGTGTAG CCTATGCCCATCCTACAATATCTGTGAAGATTGTGAAGCAGGGCCATATAGCCACGACACTAACCATGTCCTGCTGAAGTTGCGGAGACCTGTTGTGGGCTCCTCTGAACCATTCTCTCACTCAAAATACTCTACTCCTCGTCTTCCTGCTGCTCTGGAACAAGTCAG GCTCCAGAAACAGGTTGATAAGAACTTTCTTAAAGCAGAAAAGCAAAGATTGCGAGCTGAGAAGAAACAACGTAAAGCAGAGGTCAAGGAACTTAAAAAGCAACTTAAACTCCATAGGAAAATTCACCTGTGGAATTCAATCCATGGACTCCAGAGCCCCAAGTCTCCTTTAGGCCGACCTGAGAGCTTGCTCCAGTCTAATACCCTGAT GCTCCCTTTGCAACCCTATACCCCCGTTATGCCAATGCTCAGTGCAGCATTTGTGGATGAGAATTTGCCTGATGGGACTCACCTTCAGCCAGGAACCAAGTTTATCAAACACTGGAGGATGAAGAATACAGGAAATGTGAAGTGGAGTGCAGACACAAAG CTCAAGTTCATGTGGGGAAACCTGACTTTGGCTTCCACAGAAAAGAAGGATGTTTTGGTTCCTTGCCTCAAGGCCGGCCATGTGGGAGTTGTATCTGTGGAGTTCATTGCCCCAGCCTTGGAGGGAACGTATACTTCCCATTGGCGTCTTTCTCACAAAGGCCAGCAATTTGGGCCTCGAGTCTGGTGCAGTATCATAGTGGATCCTTTCCCCTCCGAAGAGAGCCCTGATAACATTGAAAAGGGCATGATCAGCTCAAGCAAAACTGATGATCTCACCTGCCAGCAAGAG GAAGCTTTTCTTCTGGCTAAAGAAGAAAGACAACTTGGTGAAGTGACTGAGCAGACAGAAGGATCAGCAGCCTGCATCCCACAGAAGGCAAAAAATGTTGCCAGTGAGAGGGAGCTCTACATCCCATCTGTGGATCTTCTGACTGCCCAG GACCTGCTGTCGTTTGAGCTGTTGGATATAAACATTGTTCAAGAGTTGGAGAGAGTGCCCCATAACACCCCTGTGG ATATGACTCCCTGCATGTCTCCTCTGCCACATGACAGTCCTTTAATAGAGAAGCCAGGCTTGGGGCAGatagaggaagagagtgaagggacAGGATTTAAAGCACTTCCTG ATTCTACAGTGTCAGTAAAGAGAAAGACTCAGAACATTGCTTCTGTGGAGGAAGCAGAAGAAGACCTGAGTGGGACCCAGTTTGTGTGTGAGACAGTAATCCGATCCCTTACCTTGGATGCTGCCCCAGACCACAACCCTCCTTGCAGACAGAAAACCTTGCAGA TGAAATTTGCCTTGCCTGAGGAAGGACCACTTGGAGATGAGAGGGAGGAGATTGTCCATATCACTGAGGAAGAAGCTgtcatggaggaggaggaggaagaggaggaggaggaggagctcaaAGATGAAGTTCAGAGTCAGTCCTCTGCTTCCTCAGAGGATTACATCATCATCCTGCCTGAGTGCTTTGATACCAGCCGCCCCCTGGGGGATTCCATGTACAGCTCTGCACTCTCACAGCCAGGCCTGGAGCGAGGTGCTGAAGGCGAGCCTGGGGTTGAGGCTGGGCAGGAACCAGCTGAGGCTGGGGAGAGACTTCCTGGAGGGGAGAACCAGCCACAGGAGCACAGCATAAGTGACATCCTCACGTCCTCACAGACTCTGGAAACAGTGCCCCTAATCCCAGAGGTAGTGGAGCTTCCACCGCCACTGCCCAG GAGCCCTCCTTGTGTACATCATCATGGTTCCCCAGGAGTGGATTTACCAGTTACCGTATCAGAAGTTTCTTCAGTCCCTGATCAGATCAGAGGAG CTCTTTTGCTTTTAGAGCCCAGAGGCTCATCAGGACTTGTAAACAGCAGACAGAAGAGCTATGACCACTCAAG GCACCATCATGGGAGTAGCATTGCTGGAGGACTGGTGAAGGGGGCTTTGTCTGTTGCTGCCTCTGCATACAAGGCCCTGTTTGCTGGGCCACCCGTCACTGCACAG CCAATAGTTTCTGAAGATCAGACAGCAGCCCTGATGGCCCATCTCTTTGAAATGGGATTCTGTGACAGGCAGCTGAACCTACGGCTGCTGAAGAAACACAATTACAATATCCTGCAGGTTGTAACGGAACTTCTTCAGATAAACAACAATGACTGGTACAGCGAACGCTATTGA
- the NBR1 gene encoding next to BRCA1 gene 1 protein isoform X6, with the protein MEPQVTLNVTFKNEIQSFLVSDPENTTWADIEAMVKVSFDLNTIQIKYLDEENEEVSINSQGEYEEALKMAVKQGNQLQMQVHEGHHVVDEAPPPVVGAKRLAARAGKKPLAHYSSLVRVLGSDMKKTPEDPAVQSLPLAPCDTDQPQDKPPDWFTSYLETFREQVVKETVEKLEQKLHEKLVLQNPSLDSYPSEVSMPTSEETLFLPENQFSWHIACNNCQRRIVGVRYQCSLCPSYNICEDCEAGPYSHDTNHVLLKLRRPVVGSSEPFSHSKYSTPRLPAALEQVRLPLQPYTPVMPMLSAAFVDENLPDGTHLQPGTKFIKHWRMKNTGNVKWSADTKLKFMWGNLTLASTEKKDVLVPCLKAGHVGVVSVEFIAPALEGTYTSHWRLSHKGQQFGPRVWCSIIVDPFPSEESPDNIEKGMISSSKTDDLTCQQEEAFLLAKEERQLGEVTEQTEGSAACIPQKAKNVASERELYIPSVDLLTAQDLLSFELLDINIVQELERVPHNTPVDMTPCMSPLPHDSPLIEKPGLGQIEEESEGTGFKALPDSTVSVKRKTQNIASVEEAEEDLSGTQFVCETVIRSLTLDAAPDHNPPCRQKTLQMKFALPEEGPLGDEREEIVHITEEEAVMEEEEEEEEEEELKDEVQSQSSASSEDYIIILPECFDTSRPLGDSMYSSALSQPGLERGAEGEPGVEAGQEPAEAGERLPGGENQPQEHSISDILTSSQTLETVPLIPEVVELPPPLPRSPPCVHHHGSPGVDLPVTVSEVSSVPDQIRGALLLLEPRGSSGLVNSRQKSYDHSRHHHGSSIAGGLVKGALSVAASAYKALFAGPPVTAQPIVSEDQTAALMAHLFEMGFCDRQLNLRLLKKHNYNILQVVTELLQINNNDWYSERY; encoded by the exons gAGAATATGAAGAAGCGCTTAAG ATGGCAGTTAAACAGGGAAACCAACTGCAGATGCAAGTCCACGAAGGGCACCATGTTGTTGATGAAGCCCCGCCCCCAGTTGTAGGAGCAAAACGATTAGCTGCCAGGGCAGGGAAGAAGCCACTTGCACATTACTCTTCACTGGTGAGAGTCTTGGGATCAGACATGAAGAAGACCCCAGAGGATCCTGCAGTGCAG TCGTTGCCACTTGCTCCATGTGACACAGACCAGCCTCAGGACAAGCCCCCAGACTGGTTCACAAGCTACCTGGAGACA TTCAGAGAACAAGTGGTTAAAGAAACGGTTGAGAAGCTTGAACAGAAATTACATGAAAAGCTTGTCCTCCAGAACCCATCTTTGGATTCTTATCCCTCAGAAGTCTCAATGCCTACTTCAGAGGAAACATTGTTTTTGCCAGAAAACCAGTTCAGCTGGCATATTGCTTGCAACAACTGCCAAAGAAGGATTGTTGGTGTCCGCTACCAGTGTAG CCTATGCCCATCCTACAATATCTGTGAAGATTGTGAAGCAGGGCCATATAGCCACGACACTAACCATGTCCTGCTGAAGTTGCGGAGACCTGTTGTGGGCTCCTCTGAACCATTCTCTCACTCAAAATACTCTACTCCTCGTCTTCCTGCTGCTCTGGAACAAGTCAG GCTCCCTTTGCAACCCTATACCCCCGTTATGCCAATGCTCAGTGCAGCATTTGTGGATGAGAATTTGCCTGATGGGACTCACCTTCAGCCAGGAACCAAGTTTATCAAACACTGGAGGATGAAGAATACAGGAAATGTGAAGTGGAGTGCAGACACAAAG CTCAAGTTCATGTGGGGAAACCTGACTTTGGCTTCCACAGAAAAGAAGGATGTTTTGGTTCCTTGCCTCAAGGCCGGCCATGTGGGAGTTGTATCTGTGGAGTTCATTGCCCCAGCCTTGGAGGGAACGTATACTTCCCATTGGCGTCTTTCTCACAAAGGCCAGCAATTTGGGCCTCGAGTCTGGTGCAGTATCATAGTGGATCCTTTCCCCTCCGAAGAGAGCCCTGATAACATTGAAAAGGGCATGATCAGCTCAAGCAAAACTGATGATCTCACCTGCCAGCAAGAG GAAGCTTTTCTTCTGGCTAAAGAAGAAAGACAACTTGGTGAAGTGACTGAGCAGACAGAAGGATCAGCAGCCTGCATCCCACAGAAGGCAAAAAATGTTGCCAGTGAGAGGGAGCTCTACATCCCATCTGTGGATCTTCTGACTGCCCAG GACCTGCTGTCGTTTGAGCTGTTGGATATAAACATTGTTCAAGAGTTGGAGAGAGTGCCCCATAACACCCCTGTGG ATATGACTCCCTGCATGTCTCCTCTGCCACATGACAGTCCTTTAATAGAGAAGCCAGGCTTGGGGCAGatagaggaagagagtgaagggacAGGATTTAAAGCACTTCCTG ATTCTACAGTGTCAGTAAAGAGAAAGACTCAGAACATTGCTTCTGTGGAGGAAGCAGAAGAAGACCTGAGTGGGACCCAGTTTGTGTGTGAGACAGTAATCCGATCCCTTACCTTGGATGCTGCCCCAGACCACAACCCTCCTTGCAGACAGAAAACCTTGCAGA TGAAATTTGCCTTGCCTGAGGAAGGACCACTTGGAGATGAGAGGGAGGAGATTGTCCATATCACTGAGGAAGAAGCTgtcatggaggaggaggaggaagaggaggaggaggaggagctcaaAGATGAAGTTCAGAGTCAGTCCTCTGCTTCCTCAGAGGATTACATCATCATCCTGCCTGAGTGCTTTGATACCAGCCGCCCCCTGGGGGATTCCATGTACAGCTCTGCACTCTCACAGCCAGGCCTGGAGCGAGGTGCTGAAGGCGAGCCTGGGGTTGAGGCTGGGCAGGAACCAGCTGAGGCTGGGGAGAGACTTCCTGGAGGGGAGAACCAGCCACAGGAGCACAGCATAAGTGACATCCTCACGTCCTCACAGACTCTGGAAACAGTGCCCCTAATCCCAGAGGTAGTGGAGCTTCCACCGCCACTGCCCAG GAGCCCTCCTTGTGTACATCATCATGGTTCCCCAGGAGTGGATTTACCAGTTACCGTATCAGAAGTTTCTTCAGTCCCTGATCAGATCAGAGGAG CTCTTTTGCTTTTAGAGCCCAGAGGCTCATCAGGACTTGTAAACAGCAGACAGAAGAGCTATGACCACTCAAG GCACCATCATGGGAGTAGCATTGCTGGAGGACTGGTGAAGGGGGCTTTGTCTGTTGCTGCCTCTGCATACAAGGCCCTGTTTGCTGGGCCACCCGTCACTGCACAG CCAATAGTTTCTGAAGATCAGACAGCAGCCCTGATGGCCCATCTCTTTGAAATGGGATTCTGTGACAGGCAGCTGAACCTACGGCTGCTGAAGAAACACAATTACAATATCCTGCAGGTTGTAACGGAACTTCTTCAGATAAACAACAATGACTGGTACAGCGAACGCTATTGA
- the NBR1 gene encoding next to BRCA1 gene 1 protein isoform X13 encodes MEPQVTLNVTFKNEIQSFLVSDPENTTWADIEAMVKVSFDLNTIQIKYLDEENEEVSINSQGEYEEALKSLPLAPCDTDQPQDKPPDWFTSYLETFREQVVKETVEKLEQKLHEKLVLQNPSLDSYPSEVSMPTSEETLFLPENQFSWHIACNNCQRRIVGVRYQCSLCPSYNICEDCEAGPYSHDTNHVLLKLRRPVVGSSEPFSHSKYSTPRLPAALEQVRLPLQPYTPVMPMLSAAFVDENLPDGTHLQPGTKFIKHWRMKNTGNVKWSADTKLKFMWGNLTLASTEKKDVLVPCLKAGHVGVVSVEFIAPALEGTYTSHWRLSHKGQQFGPRVWCSIIVDPFPSEESPDNIEKGMISSSKTDDLTCQQEEAFLLAKEERQLGEVTEQTEGSAACIPQKAKNVASERELYIPSVDLLTAQDLLSFELLDINIVQELERVPHNTPVDMTPCMSPLPHDSPLIEKPGLGQIEEESEGTGFKALPDSTVSVKRKTQNIASVEEAEEDLSGTQFVCETVIRSLTLDAAPDHNPPCRQKTLQMKFALPEEGPLGDEREEIVHITEEEAVMEEEEEEEEEEELKDEVQSQSSASSEDYIIILPECFDTSRPLGDSMYSSALSQPGLERGAEGEPGVEAGQEPAEAGERLPGGENQPQEHSISDILTSSQTLETVPLIPEVVELPPPLPRSPPCVHHHGSPGVDLPVTVSEVSSVPDQIRGALLLLEPRGSSGLVNSRQKSYDHSRHHHGSSIAGGLVKGALSVAASAYKALFAGPPVTAQPIVSEDQTAALMAHLFEMGFCDRQLNLRLLKKHNYNILQVVTELLQINNNDWYSERY; translated from the exons gAGAATATGAAGAAGCGCTTAAG TCGTTGCCACTTGCTCCATGTGACACAGACCAGCCTCAGGACAAGCCCCCAGACTGGTTCACAAGCTACCTGGAGACA TTCAGAGAACAAGTGGTTAAAGAAACGGTTGAGAAGCTTGAACAGAAATTACATGAAAAGCTTGTCCTCCAGAACCCATCTTTGGATTCTTATCCCTCAGAAGTCTCAATGCCTACTTCAGAGGAAACATTGTTTTTGCCAGAAAACCAGTTCAGCTGGCATATTGCTTGCAACAACTGCCAAAGAAGGATTGTTGGTGTCCGCTACCAGTGTAG CCTATGCCCATCCTACAATATCTGTGAAGATTGTGAAGCAGGGCCATATAGCCACGACACTAACCATGTCCTGCTGAAGTTGCGGAGACCTGTTGTGGGCTCCTCTGAACCATTCTCTCACTCAAAATACTCTACTCCTCGTCTTCCTGCTGCTCTGGAACAAGTCAG GCTCCCTTTGCAACCCTATACCCCCGTTATGCCAATGCTCAGTGCAGCATTTGTGGATGAGAATTTGCCTGATGGGACTCACCTTCAGCCAGGAACCAAGTTTATCAAACACTGGAGGATGAAGAATACAGGAAATGTGAAGTGGAGTGCAGACACAAAG CTCAAGTTCATGTGGGGAAACCTGACTTTGGCTTCCACAGAAAAGAAGGATGTTTTGGTTCCTTGCCTCAAGGCCGGCCATGTGGGAGTTGTATCTGTGGAGTTCATTGCCCCAGCCTTGGAGGGAACGTATACTTCCCATTGGCGTCTTTCTCACAAAGGCCAGCAATTTGGGCCTCGAGTCTGGTGCAGTATCATAGTGGATCCTTTCCCCTCCGAAGAGAGCCCTGATAACATTGAAAAGGGCATGATCAGCTCAAGCAAAACTGATGATCTCACCTGCCAGCAAGAG GAAGCTTTTCTTCTGGCTAAAGAAGAAAGACAACTTGGTGAAGTGACTGAGCAGACAGAAGGATCAGCAGCCTGCATCCCACAGAAGGCAAAAAATGTTGCCAGTGAGAGGGAGCTCTACATCCCATCTGTGGATCTTCTGACTGCCCAG GACCTGCTGTCGTTTGAGCTGTTGGATATAAACATTGTTCAAGAGTTGGAGAGAGTGCCCCATAACACCCCTGTGG ATATGACTCCCTGCATGTCTCCTCTGCCACATGACAGTCCTTTAATAGAGAAGCCAGGCTTGGGGCAGatagaggaagagagtgaagggacAGGATTTAAAGCACTTCCTG ATTCTACAGTGTCAGTAAAGAGAAAGACTCAGAACATTGCTTCTGTGGAGGAAGCAGAAGAAGACCTGAGTGGGACCCAGTTTGTGTGTGAGACAGTAATCCGATCCCTTACCTTGGATGCTGCCCCAGACCACAACCCTCCTTGCAGACAGAAAACCTTGCAGA TGAAATTTGCCTTGCCTGAGGAAGGACCACTTGGAGATGAGAGGGAGGAGATTGTCCATATCACTGAGGAAGAAGCTgtcatggaggaggaggaggaagaggaggaggaggaggagctcaaAGATGAAGTTCAGAGTCAGTCCTCTGCTTCCTCAGAGGATTACATCATCATCCTGCCTGAGTGCTTTGATACCAGCCGCCCCCTGGGGGATTCCATGTACAGCTCTGCACTCTCACAGCCAGGCCTGGAGCGAGGTGCTGAAGGCGAGCCTGGGGTTGAGGCTGGGCAGGAACCAGCTGAGGCTGGGGAGAGACTTCCTGGAGGGGAGAACCAGCCACAGGAGCACAGCATAAGTGACATCCTCACGTCCTCACAGACTCTGGAAACAGTGCCCCTAATCCCAGAGGTAGTGGAGCTTCCACCGCCACTGCCCAG GAGCCCTCCTTGTGTACATCATCATGGTTCCCCAGGAGTGGATTTACCAGTTACCGTATCAGAAGTTTCTTCAGTCCCTGATCAGATCAGAGGAG CTCTTTTGCTTTTAGAGCCCAGAGGCTCATCAGGACTTGTAAACAGCAGACAGAAGAGCTATGACCACTCAAG GCACCATCATGGGAGTAGCATTGCTGGAGGACTGGTGAAGGGGGCTTTGTCTGTTGCTGCCTCTGCATACAAGGCCCTGTTTGCTGGGCCACCCGTCACTGCACAG CCAATAGTTTCTGAAGATCAGACAGCAGCCCTGATGGCCCATCTCTTTGAAATGGGATTCTGTGACAGGCAGCTGAACCTACGGCTGCTGAAGAAACACAATTACAATATCCTGCAGGTTGTAACGGAACTTCTTCAGATAAACAACAATGACTGGTACAGCGAACGCTATTGA
- the NBR1 gene encoding next to BRCA1 gene 1 protein isoform X14, which yields MEPQVTLNVTFKNEIQSFLVSDPENTTWADIEAMVKVSFDLNTIQIKYLDEENEEVSINSQGEYEEALKSLPLAPCDTDQPQDKPPDWFTSYLETFREQVVKETVEKLEQKLHEKLVLQNPSLDSYPSEVSMPTSEETLFLPENQFSWHIACNNCQRRIVGVRYQCSLCPSYNICEDCEAGPYSHDTNHVLLKLRRPVVGSSEPFSHSKYSTPRLPAALEQVRLPLQPYTPVMPMLSAAFVDENLPDGTHLQPGTKFIKHWRMKNTGNVKWSADTKLKFMWGNLTLASTEKKDVLVPCLKAGHVGVVSVEFIAPALEGTYTSHWRLSHKGQQFGPRVWCSIIVDPFPSEESPDNIEKGMISSSKTDDLTCQQEEAFLLAKEERQLGEVTEQTEGSAACIPQKAKNVASERELYIPSVDLLTAQDLLSFELLDINIVQELERVPHNTPVDMTPCMSPLPHDSPLIEKPGLGQIEEESEGTGFKALPDSTVSVKRKTQNIASVEEAEEDLSGTQFVCETVIRSLTLDAAPDHNPPCRQKTLQMKFALPEEGPLGDEREEIVHITEEEAVMEEEEEEEEEEELKDEVQSQSSASSEDYIIILPECFDTSRPLGDSMYSSALSQPGLERGAEGEPGVEAGQEPAEAGERLPGGENQPQEHSISDILTSSQTLETVPLIPEVVELPPPLPRSPPCVHHHGSPGVDLPVTVSEVSSVPDQIRGEPRGSSGLVNSRQKSYDHSRHHHGSSIAGGLVKGALSVAASAYKALFAGPPVTAQPIVSEDQTAALMAHLFEMGFCDRQLNLRLLKKHNYNILQVVTELLQINNNDWYSERY from the exons gAGAATATGAAGAAGCGCTTAAG TCGTTGCCACTTGCTCCATGTGACACAGACCAGCCTCAGGACAAGCCCCCAGACTGGTTCACAAGCTACCTGGAGACA TTCAGAGAACAAGTGGTTAAAGAAACGGTTGAGAAGCTTGAACAGAAATTACATGAAAAGCTTGTCCTCCAGAACCCATCTTTGGATTCTTATCCCTCAGAAGTCTCAATGCCTACTTCAGAGGAAACATTGTTTTTGCCAGAAAACCAGTTCAGCTGGCATATTGCTTGCAACAACTGCCAAAGAAGGATTGTTGGTGTCCGCTACCAGTGTAG CCTATGCCCATCCTACAATATCTGTGAAGATTGTGAAGCAGGGCCATATAGCCACGACACTAACCATGTCCTGCTGAAGTTGCGGAGACCTGTTGTGGGCTCCTCTGAACCATTCTCTCACTCAAAATACTCTACTCCTCGTCTTCCTGCTGCTCTGGAACAAGTCAG GCTCCCTTTGCAACCCTATACCCCCGTTATGCCAATGCTCAGTGCAGCATTTGTGGATGAGAATTTGCCTGATGGGACTCACCTTCAGCCAGGAACCAAGTTTATCAAACACTGGAGGATGAAGAATACAGGAAATGTGAAGTGGAGTGCAGACACAAAG CTCAAGTTCATGTGGGGAAACCTGACTTTGGCTTCCACAGAAAAGAAGGATGTTTTGGTTCCTTGCCTCAAGGCCGGCCATGTGGGAGTTGTATCTGTGGAGTTCATTGCCCCAGCCTTGGAGGGAACGTATACTTCCCATTGGCGTCTTTCTCACAAAGGCCAGCAATTTGGGCCTCGAGTCTGGTGCAGTATCATAGTGGATCCTTTCCCCTCCGAAGAGAGCCCTGATAACATTGAAAAGGGCATGATCAGCTCAAGCAAAACTGATGATCTCACCTGCCAGCAAGAG GAAGCTTTTCTTCTGGCTAAAGAAGAAAGACAACTTGGTGAAGTGACTGAGCAGACAGAAGGATCAGCAGCCTGCATCCCACAGAAGGCAAAAAATGTTGCCAGTGAGAGGGAGCTCTACATCCCATCTGTGGATCTTCTGACTGCCCAG GACCTGCTGTCGTTTGAGCTGTTGGATATAAACATTGTTCAAGAGTTGGAGAGAGTGCCCCATAACACCCCTGTGG ATATGACTCCCTGCATGTCTCCTCTGCCACATGACAGTCCTTTAATAGAGAAGCCAGGCTTGGGGCAGatagaggaagagagtgaagggacAGGATTTAAAGCACTTCCTG ATTCTACAGTGTCAGTAAAGAGAAAGACTCAGAACATTGCTTCTGTGGAGGAAGCAGAAGAAGACCTGAGTGGGACCCAGTTTGTGTGTGAGACAGTAATCCGATCCCTTACCTTGGATGCTGCCCCAGACCACAACCCTCCTTGCAGACAGAAAACCTTGCAGA TGAAATTTGCCTTGCCTGAGGAAGGACCACTTGGAGATGAGAGGGAGGAGATTGTCCATATCACTGAGGAAGAAGCTgtcatggaggaggaggaggaagaggaggaggaggaggagctcaaAGATGAAGTTCAGAGTCAGTCCTCTGCTTCCTCAGAGGATTACATCATCATCCTGCCTGAGTGCTTTGATACCAGCCGCCCCCTGGGGGATTCCATGTACAGCTCTGCACTCTCACAGCCAGGCCTGGAGCGAGGTGCTGAAGGCGAGCCTGGGGTTGAGGCTGGGCAGGAACCAGCTGAGGCTGGGGAGAGACTTCCTGGAGGGGAGAACCAGCCACAGGAGCACAGCATAAGTGACATCCTCACGTCCTCACAGACTCTGGAAACAGTGCCCCTAATCCCAGAGGTAGTGGAGCTTCCACCGCCACTGCCCAG GAGCCCTCCTTGTGTACATCATCATGGTTCCCCAGGAGTGGATTTACCAGTTACCGTATCAGAAGTTTCTTCAGTCCCTGATCAGATCAGAGGAG AGCCCAGAGGCTCATCAGGACTTGTAAACAGCAGACAGAAGAGCTATGACCACTCAAG GCACCATCATGGGAGTAGCATTGCTGGAGGACTGGTGAAGGGGGCTTTGTCTGTTGCTGCCTCTGCATACAAGGCCCTGTTTGCTGGGCCACCCGTCACTGCACAG CCAATAGTTTCTGAAGATCAGACAGCAGCCCTGATGGCCCATCTCTTTGAAATGGGATTCTGTGACAGGCAGCTGAACCTACGGCTGCTGAAGAAACACAATTACAATATCCTGCAGGTTGTAACGGAACTTCTTCAGATAAACAACAATGACTGGTACAGCGAACGCTATTGA